One genomic segment of Erythrolamprus reginae isolate rEryReg1 chromosome 2, rEryReg1.hap1, whole genome shotgun sequence includes these proteins:
- the GGA3 gene encoding ADP-ribosylation factor-binding protein GGA3 isoform X2 translates to MAEAEGESLESWLNKATNPLNRQEDWEYIIGFCDQINKELEGPQIAVRLLAHKIQSPQEWEAVQALTVLEACMKNCGHRFHSEIGKFRFLNELIKVVSPKYLGDRVSEKVKTKIIELLYSWTVALPDESKIKDAYYMLKRQGIVLSDPVIPMEKTLIPSPPSRPKNPVFDDEEKSKDEARIQKVTKRMHTLEEVNNNVKLLNEMLIHYSKEDSSEADKELMKELYDRCETKRRTLFKLASETEDNDNTLGDIFQASDNLSRVINSYKKIIEGQVINGEVDLSMLPTTEGSNSADNVNTLIDLGELEVSNVPPQPPPPPSPLLPSALNTTPTLTPAPASSEIPILPPPPQATGHSRTHAESIAAQSTSAANSLSLLDEELLCLGLNDPAPSLVKESTESNQWNLLQNEPVDLDFLNPKPVSVPCNSAANPLFPSVSQPGCGASVPLPSTFTAPQPVSSISAPTSTSFIFSTGPPPPLGPLSTMPVAPGYFGSAMGANELHKIDPLNHLLEETKGSPAPAAIMASTVPAATSALLTSSTGLPVTGPGVPPVPYPGSPIFQSALFQQQGSPLKGPEISLANVHVPLESIKPSSVLPVTAYDKNGLRILLHFAKECPPGRPDVLVVVVSMLNTAPLPIKNIVLQAAVPKSMKVKLQPPSGTELVPFNPIKPPAAITQVMLLANPRKEKVRLRYRLTFTLGDMPSTEVGEVDQFPPVDNWGKL, encoded by the exons GTGCTGGAAGCTTGTATGAAGAACTGTGGGCACAGGTTTCATAGTGAAATAGGAAAGTTTCGTTTTTTAAATGAGCTAATAAAAGTTGTATCTCCCAAG TACTTGGGAGACAGAGTGTCAGAAAAGGTCAAAACCAAAATAATTGAACTGCTGTACAGCTGGACAGTTGCTCTGCCAGATGAGTCCAAAATCAAAGACGCCTACTACATGTTGAAAAGACAAG GGATTGTCTTGTCTGATCCTGTTATTCCCATGGAGAAAACCCTTATTCCCTCTCCGCCATCTCGTCCCAAGAACCCCGTGTTTGATGATGAAGAGAAATCCAAG GATGAGGCGCGAATACAGAAAGTAACAAAGCGCATGCATACTTTGGAGGAGGTGAACAACAATGTGAAATTGTTGAATGAGATGTTGATCCACTACAGCAAAGAAGACTCTTCCGAGGCCGATAAAGAGCTTATGAAG GAGCTCTATGACAGATGTGAAACCAAGAGGCGGACATTATTCAAGCTTGCCAGTGAAACAGAAGATAATGACAACACTTTGG GAGATATTTTTCAGGCTAGTGACAACTTATCACGAGTAATAAATTCCTACAAAAAGATTATTGAAGGCCAAGTCATCAATGGTGAAGTAGATCTTTCAATGCTGCCTACAACAGAAG gAAGCAATTCTGCCGATAACGTCAATACCCTCATAGATTTGGGGGAACTGGAGGTTTCGAATGTGCccccacaaccaccaccaccaccatcaccactccTTCCATCAGCCTTGAACACAACACCAACTTTAACTCCAGCTCCAGCCTCATCAGAAATCCCCAtcctcccacccccacctcaGGCGACTGGTCACTCCAGGACCCATGCTGAATCCATTGCTGCTCAGTCAACTAGTGCTGCCAATTCCCTCTCTCTGCTTGATGAGGAACTCCTGTGTTTAG GCCTCAATGACCCTGCTCCAAGTTTAGTAAAAGAATCAACTGAAAGCAATCAGTGGAACCTGCTCCAG AATGAGCCAGTAGATCTGGACTTCTTGAACCCAAAGCCAGTTTCTGTTCCTTGCAACTCTGCAGCGAACCCGCTATTTCCATCTGTGTCACAGCCCGGATGTGGAGCATCAGTACCTCTCCCTTCTACCTTCACAGCCCCTCAGCCTGTTTCCAGTATCTCTGCTCCTACCTCAACCTCTTTCATCTTCTCCACCGGACCACCTCCTCCGCTTGGCCCTTTAAGTACAATGCCTGTAGCTCCAGGCTACTTTGGCTCAGCAATGGGAGCGAATGAATTGCACAAGATAGACCCATTAAATCATCTTCTAGAAGAAACCAAAGG GTCTCCAGCTCCAGCAGCCATAATGGCTTCTACAGTCCCTGCTGCTACTTCTGCACTACTGACATCTTCTACAGGATTGCCGGTCACTGGTCCAGGAGTCCCTCCAGTTCCATATCCAGGAAGTCCCATCTTCCAATCAGCCCTATTCCAGCAACAAGGAAGTCCCTTGAAAGGACCTGAGATCTCCTTGGCCAATGTCCATGTTCCACTGGAATCAATTAAACCAA GCAGTGTTCTCCCTGTGACCGCTTACGACAAGAACGGTTTGCGTATTCTGCTGCACTTTGCCAAGGAGTGTCCTCCCGGGAGGCCTGAcgtgttggtggtggtggtatcgATGCTGAATACAGCACCTCTTCCTATCAAGAATATTGTGCTGCAAGCTGCGGTGCCAAAG TCCATGAAAGTCAAGTTGCAGCCACCTTCAGGGACAGAGTTAGTTCCATTCAATCCCATCAAGCCACCAGCTGCTATTACCCAAGTCATGTTGCTTGCAAATCCTAGAAAG GAGAAAGTGAGGCTGAGGTACCGACTGACTTTCACATTGGGAGACATGCCCAGCACTGAAGTGGGGGAAGTAGACCAGTTTCCTCCAGTTGATAATTGGGGAAAGCTATGA
- the GGA3 gene encoding ADP-ribosylation factor-binding protein GGA3 isoform X1, which produces MAEAEGESLESWLNKATNPLNRQEDWEYIIGFCDQINKELEGPQIAVRLLAHKIQSPQEWEAVQALTVLEACMKNCGHRFHSEIGKFRFLNELIKVVSPKYLGDRVSEKVKTKIIELLYSWTVALPDESKIKDAYYMLKRQGIVLSDPVIPMEKTLIPSPPSRPKNPVFDDEEKSKLLAKLLKSKNPEDLQEANKLIKSMVKEDEARIQKVTKRMHTLEEVNNNVKLLNEMLIHYSKEDSSEADKELMKELYDRCETKRRTLFKLASETEDNDNTLGDIFQASDNLSRVINSYKKIIEGQVINGEVDLSMLPTTEGSNSADNVNTLIDLGELEVSNVPPQPPPPPSPLLPSALNTTPTLTPAPASSEIPILPPPPQATGHSRTHAESIAAQSTSAANSLSLLDEELLCLGLNDPAPSLVKESTESNQWNLLQNEPVDLDFLNPKPVSVPCNSAANPLFPSVSQPGCGASVPLPSTFTAPQPVSSISAPTSTSFIFSTGPPPPLGPLSTMPVAPGYFGSAMGANELHKIDPLNHLLEETKGSPAPAAIMASTVPAATSALLTSSTGLPVTGPGVPPVPYPGSPIFQSALFQQQGSPLKGPEISLANVHVPLESIKPSSVLPVTAYDKNGLRILLHFAKECPPGRPDVLVVVVSMLNTAPLPIKNIVLQAAVPKSMKVKLQPPSGTELVPFNPIKPPAAITQVMLLANPRKEKVRLRYRLTFTLGDMPSTEVGEVDQFPPVDNWGKL; this is translated from the exons GTGCTGGAAGCTTGTATGAAGAACTGTGGGCACAGGTTTCATAGTGAAATAGGAAAGTTTCGTTTTTTAAATGAGCTAATAAAAGTTGTATCTCCCAAG TACTTGGGAGACAGAGTGTCAGAAAAGGTCAAAACCAAAATAATTGAACTGCTGTACAGCTGGACAGTTGCTCTGCCAGATGAGTCCAAAATCAAAGACGCCTACTACATGTTGAAAAGACAAG GGATTGTCTTGTCTGATCCTGTTATTCCCATGGAGAAAACCCTTATTCCCTCTCCGCCATCTCGTCCCAAGAACCCCGTGTTTGATGATGAAGAGAAATCCAAG CTTTTAGCTAAACTCTTGAAAAGCAAAAACCCAGAAGATTTACAAGAAGCAAACAAGCTTATTAAATCTATGGTGAAAGAG GATGAGGCGCGAATACAGAAAGTAACAAAGCGCATGCATACTTTGGAGGAGGTGAACAACAATGTGAAATTGTTGAATGAGATGTTGATCCACTACAGCAAAGAAGACTCTTCCGAGGCCGATAAAGAGCTTATGAAG GAGCTCTATGACAGATGTGAAACCAAGAGGCGGACATTATTCAAGCTTGCCAGTGAAACAGAAGATAATGACAACACTTTGG GAGATATTTTTCAGGCTAGTGACAACTTATCACGAGTAATAAATTCCTACAAAAAGATTATTGAAGGCCAAGTCATCAATGGTGAAGTAGATCTTTCAATGCTGCCTACAACAGAAG gAAGCAATTCTGCCGATAACGTCAATACCCTCATAGATTTGGGGGAACTGGAGGTTTCGAATGTGCccccacaaccaccaccaccaccatcaccactccTTCCATCAGCCTTGAACACAACACCAACTTTAACTCCAGCTCCAGCCTCATCAGAAATCCCCAtcctcccacccccacctcaGGCGACTGGTCACTCCAGGACCCATGCTGAATCCATTGCTGCTCAGTCAACTAGTGCTGCCAATTCCCTCTCTCTGCTTGATGAGGAACTCCTGTGTTTAG GCCTCAATGACCCTGCTCCAAGTTTAGTAAAAGAATCAACTGAAAGCAATCAGTGGAACCTGCTCCAG AATGAGCCAGTAGATCTGGACTTCTTGAACCCAAAGCCAGTTTCTGTTCCTTGCAACTCTGCAGCGAACCCGCTATTTCCATCTGTGTCACAGCCCGGATGTGGAGCATCAGTACCTCTCCCTTCTACCTTCACAGCCCCTCAGCCTGTTTCCAGTATCTCTGCTCCTACCTCAACCTCTTTCATCTTCTCCACCGGACCACCTCCTCCGCTTGGCCCTTTAAGTACAATGCCTGTAGCTCCAGGCTACTTTGGCTCAGCAATGGGAGCGAATGAATTGCACAAGATAGACCCATTAAATCATCTTCTAGAAGAAACCAAAGG GTCTCCAGCTCCAGCAGCCATAATGGCTTCTACAGTCCCTGCTGCTACTTCTGCACTACTGACATCTTCTACAGGATTGCCGGTCACTGGTCCAGGAGTCCCTCCAGTTCCATATCCAGGAAGTCCCATCTTCCAATCAGCCCTATTCCAGCAACAAGGAAGTCCCTTGAAAGGACCTGAGATCTCCTTGGCCAATGTCCATGTTCCACTGGAATCAATTAAACCAA GCAGTGTTCTCCCTGTGACCGCTTACGACAAGAACGGTTTGCGTATTCTGCTGCACTTTGCCAAGGAGTGTCCTCCCGGGAGGCCTGAcgtgttggtggtggtggtatcgATGCTGAATACAGCACCTCTTCCTATCAAGAATATTGTGCTGCAAGCTGCGGTGCCAAAG TCCATGAAAGTCAAGTTGCAGCCACCTTCAGGGACAGAGTTAGTTCCATTCAATCCCATCAAGCCACCAGCTGCTATTACCCAAGTCATGTTGCTTGCAAATCCTAGAAAG GAGAAAGTGAGGCTGAGGTACCGACTGACTTTCACATTGGGAGACATGCCCAGCACTGAAGTGGGGGAAGTAGACCAGTTTCCTCCAGTTGATAATTGGGGAAAGCTATGA